A single Crateriforma conspicua DNA region contains:
- the msrA gene encoding peptide-methionine (S)-S-oxide reductase MsrA yields MTFAPSIRSIGVALLVLLAAGGCDSYAQSSRSGSARVNQSQIKSDGNFSEVVTLAGGCFWCTEAVYEQFQQSGKVGEVVSGYIGGTKAEANYEAVCSYKRPIPGKPLHAEAVQVHYDPDKISFEEILEVFFKTHDPTSLYQQGADKGPQYRTSIFYHNDEQKAAAKAYIDKLNKEKVYRREVVTLLEDGTGKSETSTFYPAEEYHQDYFRRNPYQGYCQMVVSQKVRKTRNLFEDKLKLDP; encoded by the coding sequence ATGACATTTGCCCCGTCCATTCGATCAATCGGCGTCGCGCTGTTGGTGCTGCTTGCCGCCGGGGGTTGTGACTCCTATGCCCAATCGTCTCGTTCAGGATCGGCACGAGTGAATCAATCGCAAATCAAATCTGACGGAAACTTTTCCGAAGTCGTCACACTGGCCGGCGGCTGTTTCTGGTGCACCGAAGCGGTCTACGAACAATTTCAACAGTCAGGAAAAGTCGGCGAGGTTGTTTCCGGCTATATAGGCGGCACCAAGGCGGAAGCCAACTACGAAGCCGTGTGCAGTTACAAGCGTCCGATCCCCGGCAAACCGCTGCACGCCGAGGCCGTCCAGGTCCACTATGACCCAGACAAGATCAGTTTCGAAGAAATCTTGGAAGTCTTTTTCAAGACGCATGACCCGACCAGTCTGTACCAACAAGGCGCCGACAAGGGACCGCAATATCGGACCAGCATCTTTTATCACAACGATGAACAGAAAGCTGCGGCCAAGGCCTACATCGACAAGCTGAATAAGGAAAAGGTGTATCGCAGAGAGGTCGTCACTTTGCTGGAAGACGGCACCGGAAAGTCCGAAACCAGCACGTTTTATCCGGCCGAGGAGTACCACCAAGATTACTTTCGGCGAAATCCCTACCAAGGCTACTGCCAAATGGTCGTCAGCCAAAAGGTTCGCAAGACTCGCAACTTGTTCGAAGACAAGTTGAAGTTGGATCCTTGA
- a CDS encoding glycosyltransferase family 39 protein yields MSFSSDCPPRTPHSQIGPRSKPTLALAVWIGGILMAQAGVMWFNPSSFVDDPDAYRRIAWTLDQSGVFGVMWPESEAKPTAFRPPLYPILLSTITTKASDATIAALPRWRIGTLHLLLNAITLICVAAISAEHFGRISAGLACLLIGVDPILMRQSTLVMTEPLATALTAWTLWWWMRRPAETAGSRWVRSLIIASTLGLAFLCRPTFLVWAFLLASVAWIELPRRTAIIRCGVIAAVMLVTVGAWTYRNLRVMGHPVWATTHGGYTILLGNNRFFYDYLSEPFSWTAWDATPFLNAYSDRHDASLSTADLWQIPPESVSPLPENASEFDEDRWAGDVAKATITSRPAMFAWACGVRLMRLWSPVPLSTRDRSTLGLAVISAYYVIFGVLFLVSMVRHKGRLFGAPWLAIWAMVLALSAVHSVYWSNLRMRTPAMPGLAVIAAGSIALTRREDDR; encoded by the coding sequence TTGAGTTTCTCCAGCGATTGCCCGCCACGAACCCCGCACAGCCAGATCGGGCCACGATCCAAACCGACGCTGGCACTGGCCGTCTGGATCGGCGGAATCCTGATGGCCCAGGCCGGCGTGATGTGGTTCAATCCGTCCAGCTTCGTCGACGATCCCGACGCCTACCGGCGGATCGCCTGGACGCTGGATCAATCCGGCGTTTTTGGTGTGATGTGGCCGGAAAGTGAAGCCAAACCGACCGCCTTCCGACCGCCGCTTTATCCGATCTTGCTATCGACGATCACGACCAAGGCAAGCGATGCAACGATCGCGGCGTTACCACGATGGCGAATCGGAACGCTGCACCTTTTGCTAAACGCGATCACGCTGATCTGCGTCGCTGCAATCTCCGCGGAGCATTTCGGTCGTATATCCGCTGGACTTGCCTGCCTGTTGATCGGCGTTGACCCGATTCTGATGCGTCAATCAACGTTGGTCATGACCGAACCTTTGGCAACGGCGCTGACCGCGTGGACGCTTTGGTGGTGGATGCGTCGCCCGGCCGAAACCGCCGGATCACGATGGGTCCGATCTCTGATCATCGCTTCTACATTGGGACTGGCCTTTCTGTGTCGCCCCACGTTTTTGGTGTGGGCATTCTTGTTGGCATCGGTTGCATGGATCGAACTACCGCGCCGCACAGCAATCATTCGCTGCGGCGTTATCGCAGCGGTGATGCTGGTGACCGTGGGTGCTTGGACTTATCGAAACCTTCGTGTGATGGGCCATCCCGTTTGGGCGACGACACACGGCGGATACACGATCTTGCTTGGTAACAATCGATTCTTTTACGACTATCTATCGGAACCGTTCTCATGGACCGCGTGGGACGCGACACCCTTTTTGAATGCGTACAGTGATCGCCATGACGCAAGCCTTTCGACGGCTGACCTTTGGCAGATCCCACCGGAATCCGTCTCGCCGTTACCAGAGAACGCATCGGAGTTCGACGAAGACCGCTGGGCGGGCGATGTTGCCAAAGCCACCATCACATCACGGCCGGCCATGTTCGCTTGGGCATGTGGCGTCCGGCTGATGCGGCTATGGAGTCCCGTTCCTCTGTCGACCCGCGACCGATCGACACTCGGGTTGGCGGTCATCAGCGCGTACTACGTTATCTTCGGGGTGCTGTTTCTGGTTTCGATGGTACGGCACAAGGGACGGCTATTCGGTGCCCCCTGGTTGGCCATTTGGGCCATGGTGTTGGCTCTGTCGGCGGTGCATTCGGTGTACTGGAGCAACCTGCGCATGCGAACGCCCGCCATGCCGGGACTTGCGGTTATCGCCGCCGGATCGATCGCTCTGACCCGACGGGAGGACGACCGCTGA
- a CDS encoding acyl-CoA thioesterase, with product MPSVFDLHHVVEQDEIDAQEHVHNLRYLQWTLWAARDHSASTGWDAAAELKRGFGWVVRQHEVTYRAAALVGDQLVIRTWISEKMRMAIRRKYLICRPADRMILARVQTRWVLADLRVRKAVSLPDEVYDRMVIPDSTPTPPWS from the coding sequence ATGCCGTCGGTTTTTGATCTGCACCATGTCGTCGAACAGGATGAAATTGATGCCCAGGAACACGTTCACAATCTGCGGTATTTGCAGTGGACACTGTGGGCGGCGCGGGATCATTCGGCGTCGACCGGATGGGATGCCGCGGCGGAGTTGAAACGCGGATTCGGATGGGTGGTGCGTCAGCACGAAGTGACCTATCGCGCCGCCGCCCTGGTAGGCGACCAGTTGGTGATTCGCACCTGGATCAGCGAAAAGATGCGAATGGCGATTCGGCGAAAGTACTTGATTTGCCGTCCAGCGGATCGCATGATTTTGGCTCGTGTGCAAACCCGTTGGGTGCTGGCCGATTTGCGTGTCCGCAAAGCCGTCTCGTTGCCTGATGAAGTTTACGACCGCATGGTTATTCCGGATTCCACCCCCACACCGCCCTGGTCATGA